TTTAAACTTATTATAAAAGGCGATGGTACTTATGGAACCAATTTACCGCTATTTTGTACAACCTCAACTTAACTTACTCAACAATACAGTTTACGGATACGAACTACTAATCAAACAACTAACCCCAGACGGCTGGCGTCTGCCTGAATCCTTTGCCGCAATTAGTTCACAAGTTACCTCTGATCTGCTCATTGCAACAACTAAAATTCTTGGACTAAAAGTTCGTTATTGTGCAGTCAACATCAGTCGCGAACAATTGATGGATACAACGGTTGCGAAGGCCATTATTCAAAGTCAGGTTCAGCTCTATCCTGCTAAATTAGTCGTTGAGCTAACTGAGGAACGTAGTCCTAAGGATTATCCAGATACCATGTTAATCCCACACTTACGGGGGTTCATCGAACATGGTATGCAAATTTCACTTGATGATGTTGGTACCGGAATTAACGATTTCAAGAGTATCCAAGAAATTTTGCCATTAGCTTCTGAATTAAAATTTGCGTTGCAAAACTTCCGCAGTGATATCAAAGATCCTAAGATTCAGCAAAAGCTCCATTTTTGGCGGGCCATCAGTAGTGAATACGGATTGCGTTTAATCTTAGAGGGGATTGAAGACGCCGAAGATGATCGCTTGAGTAGTCACTTCGATATTAATCTTCGACAAGGCTATTACTATGGCAAACCGCAATTATTACGCCTACCCGGTGACCCCGTCAACTTTGAATATCCGACAATGAATTAATTTCTAATATGAACAACAACTAAATAACGCCTTACGAAATTAACTTAAAATTTCGTAAGGCGTTATTTATCACTTAGCATGGCTAGTCAGCTGGGCCGTACAACTTCTGACTAAATAACCAATTTATTCTTTAATAAACGCTTGAATGGCATCTTCAAATTTCGCTAACTTATCATTAGCTTCTTCTAACGTACTACCTAGCGTTCCAATGTAGAACTTGATCTTTGGTTCCGTACCAGATGGCCGAATGGCGATCCAAGTGCCATCATTTAAATGATACTTCAAGACATTCGCCTTTGGCAAAGCAATTGGTGCCGTGTGGCCATCAGCAAAGCTTTCCGTTTGACTCTGGAAGTCTTCAGTCCCAGTGACATCGTAGCCGGCAAAGGCAGTTGGTGCTTCGCTTCGGAACTTAGTCATCAGAGCCGCAATCTTATCGCTGCCGCCAACGCCATCAAATTCTTCGGACGTGGTTTGTTCGCGGAAGTAACCGTATTCCTTAAACAAGTCTTGTAATCCATCATAAAGGTTCTTACCTTGTTGCTTATAATAAGCCGCTACTTCGGCTAAAAGCACTGTGGTTTGAATCGCATCCTTGTCATGAACAAATGGTTTGATTAAGTAACCGTAACTTTCTTCAAAACCAAACATATAGGTATGTTCGCCAGTGGCTTCAAAATGTTCGATTTGTTCAGCAATATACTTGAAACCGGTCAAGACATTGATCATCGTGACACCATATGAAGCCGCTACTTTAGTAGCAAATTCACTTGAAACAATTGACTTAACTGCGGCCGCATTGGTCGGTAACGTCCCGGCATCCTTGTTTGCTTGCAAGATGTAGTGTAACAAGACAGCGGCAATTTGATTACCCGTCAACAGAACATACTC
This Lactiplantibacillus plantarum DNA region includes the following protein-coding sequences:
- a CDS encoding EAL domain-containing protein, whose amino-acid sequence is MEPIYRYFVQPQLNLLNNTVYGYELLIKQLTPDGWRLPESFAAISSQVTSDLLIATTKILGLKVRYCAVNISREQLMDTTVAKAIIQSQVQLYPAKLVVELTEERSPKDYPDTMLIPHLRGFIEHGMQISLDDVGTGINDFKSIQEILPLASELKFALQNFRSDIKDPKIQQKLHFWRAISSEYGLRLILEGIEDAEDDRLSSHFDINLRQGYYYGKPQLLRLPGDPVNFEYPTMN